Proteins encoded by one window of Corvus cornix cornix isolate S_Up_H32 chromosome 27, ASM73873v5, whole genome shotgun sequence:
- the PGAP3 gene encoding post-GPI attachment to proteins factor 3, giving the protein MAARAALLLLLMAAAAPGPARSSQGDREPLYRECLSRCERQNCSGAALRNFRARQPLYMGLTGWTCRDECKYECMWLTVRLYQQGGHRVPQFHGKWPFSRFLFFQEPASAFASFLNGLASLVMLLRYRAAVPPAAPTYPTCVAFAWVSLNAWFWSTVFHTRDTALTEKLDYFCASAVVLHSVYLCCVRTLGLQRPALISIFRAFLLLFLAGHISYLSLVRFDYGYNLVANAAAGMLTVAWWLRWCLRQGRRLPHVWKCAAAVLLLQALALLELLDFPPLLWVLDAHALWHIGTIPLNVLFYSFLMDDSLYLLKANSDLFKVD; this is encoded by the exons aTGGCGGCGCGGGCcgcgctgctgctgcttctcatggcggcggcggcgccgggcccggcccggaGCTCACAGGGGGACCGGGAACCGCTGTACCGGGAGTGCCTGAGCCGCTGCGAGCGGCAGAACTGCTCGGGGGCGGCGCTGCGGAACTTCCGCGCCCGGCAGCCGCTCTACATGGGCCTGACAG GCTGGACGTGCCGGGATGAGTGCAAGTACGAGTGCATGTGGCTGACGGTGCGGCTGTACCAGCAGGGCGGCCACCGCGTGCCCCAGTTCCATGGAAAG TGGCCCTTCTCCCGGTTCCTGTTTTTCCAGGAGCCGGCCTCCGCCTTCGCCTCCTTCCTCAACGGCCTGGCCAGCCTGGTCATGCTGCTGCGCTACCGGGCGGCCGtgccccccgccgcccccacCTACCCCACCTGCGTCGCCTTCGCCTGG gtCTCCTTAAACGCCTGGTTCTGGTCCACCGTTTTCCACACGAGGGACACGGCGCTGACGGAG aaaCTGGATTATTTCTGTGCTTCGGCCGTCGTCCTGCACTCCGTGTACCTGTGCTGTGTCAG GACACTGGGGCTGCAGCGCCCGGCCTTAATCAGCATCTTCAGggccttcctcctgctcttcctcgCTGGCCACATCTCTTACCTGAGCCTCGTGCGCTTTGACTACGGCTACAACCTGGTGGCCAACGCTGCTGCTG GAATGCTGACGGTGGCGTGGTGGCTGCGGTGGTGCCTGCGGCAGGGCCGGCGCCTCCCGCACGTGTGGAAATGCGCGGCCgcggtgctgctgctccaggcgCTGGCGCTGCTCGAGCTCCTCGACTTCCCACccctgctctgggtgctggACGCCCACGCGCTCTGGCACATCGGGACCATCCCCCTCAACGTGCTCTTCTACAG tttccTGATGGACGACAGCCTCTACCTCCTGAAGGCCAACTCCGACCTCTTCAAAGTGGACTAG